The following coding sequences are from one Musa acuminata AAA Group cultivar baxijiao chromosome BXJ2-4, Cavendish_Baxijiao_AAA, whole genome shotgun sequence window:
- the LOC135610256 gene encoding glyoxylase I 4-like isoform X2, with protein MKSLLEKKVCDPTPLPVVSLNHVSFLCSSLHESVRFYEEVLGFQLIRRPSSFDFQGAWFYNYGIGIHLVQSPEAVSKPSEINPKANHISFQCADMGRVKQRLDQMGISYVTAVVTEGGIRVDQLFFHDPDNNMIEICDCEKLPIVPLSFPFAPLKTPQFCTGSNRSLRRHRSVASIGWIRE; from the exons ATGAAGAGCCTCCTAGAGAAGAAGGTTTGCGATCCCACCCCTCTCCCGGTCGTCTCCCTCAACCACGTCTCCTTCTTGTGCTCATCCCTCCACGAGTCTGTCAGATTCTACGAGGAAGTGCTTGGGTTCCAGCTGATCCGACGGCCCTCGTCCTTCGATTTCCAAGGGGCATG GTTCTACAATTACGGAATCGGCATCCACTTGGTGCAGAGTCCGGAAGCAGTATCGAAGCCATCGGAGATCAATCCTAAAGCCAACCACATATCGTTCCAG TGTGCTGACATGGGAAGAGTGAAGCAGAGGCTCGACCAGATGGGAATCAGCTACGTTACCGCAGTGGTCACGGAAGGTGGAATTAGGGTCGATCAGCTCTTCTTCCATGATCCTGATAATAACATGATCGAGATATGCGACTGCGAAAAGCTCCCCATTGTGCCTCTGTCCTTTCCTTTCGCCCCTCTAAAGACACCGCAGTTCTGCACCGGAAGCAATCGAAGTCTCAGAAGGCACCGCAGCGTTGCAAGCATTGGTTGGATAAGAGAGTGA
- the LOC135610256 gene encoding glyoxylase I 4-like isoform X1: MKSLLEKKVCDPTPLPVVSLNHVSFLCSSLHESVRFYEEVLGFQLIRRPSSFDFQGAWFYNYGIGIHLVQSPEAVSKPSEINPKANHISFQVRVTGFASIAFDASSTDDFMKWQCADMGRVKQRLDQMGISYVTAVVTEGGIRVDQLFFHDPDNNMIEICDCEKLPIVPLSFPFAPLKTPQFCTGSNRSLRRHRSVASIGWIRE; encoded by the exons ATGAAGAGCCTCCTAGAGAAGAAGGTTTGCGATCCCACCCCTCTCCCGGTCGTCTCCCTCAACCACGTCTCCTTCTTGTGCTCATCCCTCCACGAGTCTGTCAGATTCTACGAGGAAGTGCTTGGGTTCCAGCTGATCCGACGGCCCTCGTCCTTCGATTTCCAAGGGGCATG GTTCTACAATTACGGAATCGGCATCCACTTGGTGCAGAGTCCGGAAGCAGTATCGAAGCCATCGGAGATCAATCCTAAAGCCAACCACATATCGTTCCAGGTGAGGGTTACAGGGTTTGCATCCATTGCGTTTGACGCTTCTTCGACTGATGATTTCATGAAATGGCAGTGTGCTGACATGGGAAGAGTGAAGCAGAGGCTCGACCAGATGGGAATCAGCTACGTTACCGCAGTGGTCACGGAAGGTGGAATTAGGGTCGATCAGCTCTTCTTCCATGATCCTGATAATAACATGATCGAGATATGCGACTGCGAAAAGCTCCCCATTGTGCCTCTGTCCTTTCCTTTCGCCCCTCTAAAGACACCGCAGTTCTGCACCGGAAGCAATCGAAGTCTCAGAAGGCACCGCAGCGTTGCAAGCATTGGTTGGATAAGAGAGTGA